The following coding sequences lie in one Apium graveolens cultivar Ventura chromosome 1, ASM990537v1, whole genome shotgun sequence genomic window:
- the LOC141706381 gene encoding uncharacterized protein LOC141706381: MHIKAATSYQNLKTVNGFVHNLFQEPCDALGLLKYDKEWDVAMSENAVYAMPRQLRKLFVHILSNNQVADLLKLWEKHWESMSEDILLTRRRIINNNELHLNQSDIHNFALAKIEKLFNDVGKSLKDYNSMPFPDDSFMHGLDNRLLSDELSYNKEHEHEEHDKLYKLLNKEQLHAYASIIDNVENGKGGIFFVYGSGGCGKTFMWNTLCCKLRSVGRVVLPIASSGIAATLLPGGRTAHSRFHIPLKVDEYSVAGIKHGTEIGELLKQTSLIIWDEAPMQHRHAAESVDRSLRDIMTSLDPERASLPFGGITIIFGGDFQQILPVIPKASRAQVVSASLNSSKIWDHCRVPGKEHSYFSQDSLVDSECDNNDLGSAFPIEYLNSINMPCLPKHHLKIKEGCMIMLMRNLNQIMGLCNGTIMIVKRCLPNSIVCVILTGSQVGTTHIIPRIEMEPSDTQWPFEFKRVQFPVQLCYAMTIIKSQGQSLHKVGLYLPRSVFTHGQLYVAVSRVTSPSGLHILIDSDSGGYTNVTSNVIFEEVFYNFPSKDNQNR, translated from the exons ATGCACATCAAAGCTGCCACATCATACCAAAATCTCAAGACTGTCAATGGATTTGTTCATAATTTATTTCAAGAACCGTGTGACGCACTTGGACTTCTAAAGTACGATAAAGAGTGGGATGTTGCTATGTCAGAAAATGCAGTTTATGCAATGCCACGTCAACTCAGGAAGTTATTTGTGCATATATTATCAAACAATCAGGTTGCTGACCTTTTAAAACTATGGGAGAAACATTGGGAATCCATGTCTGAGGATATTCTATTGACCAGAAGACGGATAATCAACAACAATGAACTGCATCTTAATCAATCAGACATTCATAATTTTGCTTTGGCAA AAATTGAAAAACTCTTTAACGATGTTGGCAAAAGTCTTAAAGATTACAACTCGATGCCTTTTCCTGATGACAGCTTTATGCATGGACTCGATAACAGATTACTGTCTGATGAACTTTCTTACAATAAGGAACACGAGCATGAGGAACATGACAAACTTTATAAATTACTTAATAAAGAGCAGCTTCATGCCTACGCTTCTATTATTGACAACGTTGAAAATGGCAAAGGAGGTATTTTCTTTGTATACGGAAGTGGAGGATGTGGAAAAACTTTCATGTGGAATACTCTTTGCTGTAAACTACGTAGTGTTGGAAGGGTAGTTCTTCCTATTGCCTCTTCCGGTATTGCAGCTACGCTGCTTCCCGGGGGAAGAACAGCTCATTCAAGGTTTCACATTCCGTTGAAGGTTGATGAATACTCGGTTGCCGGAATCAAGCATGGTACTGAAATTGGTGAATTATTGAAGCAGACCAGTTTGATTATATGGGATGAAGCTCCCATGCAGCACCGACATGCTGCCGAAAGTGTTGATCGCAGTTTACGAGATATTATGACATCATTGGATCCTGAAAGAGCCAGCCTACCATTTGGCGGTATAACTATTATTTTTGGAGGAGACTTTCAGCAAATCCTCCCTGTGATACCAAAAGCTTCAAGAGCACAGGTTGTGAGTGCTTCTTTAAATAGTTCAAAGATATGGGATCATTGTCGG GTTCCAGGAAAGGAGCACTCTTATTTTAGTCAAGATTCCTTGGTAGACAGTGAATGTGATAACAATGATTTGGGTTCTGCTTTTCCAATTGAATACTTGAATTCCATTAATATGCCTTGCCTACCAAAACATCATTTGAAAATTAAAGAAGGATGCATGATTATGCTCATGAGAAACCTCAATCAGATCATGGGACTTTGTAATGGGACAATAATGATTGTCAAAAGGTGTTTGCCCAATAGTATAGTATGTGTTATACTTACTGGTTCTCAAGTTGGAACAACTCACATTATTCCACGGATAGAAATGGAACCTTCAGATACTCAATGGCCATTTGAGTTCAAAAGAGTTCAATTTCCAGTCCAGTTGTGTTATGCTATGACGATTATTAAGAGTCAGGGACAGTCGCTTCACAAGGTTGGACTTTATTTGCCGAGATCCGTGTTTACACATGGACAACTTTATGTTGCTGTATCGAGAGTTACTTCTCCTTCAGGCTTACATATTCTGATTGATAGTGATAGTGGAGGATATACAAATGTTACGTCTAATGTAATCTTTGAAGAAGTTTTCTATAATTTTCCGAGCAAAGATAATCAAAATCGGTAA
- the LOC141706372 gene encoding uncharacterized protein LOC141706372 yields MIEEGNSTAQKRRNNGALSLSSAQKGSRRKKTSQLLTFSVGKENSSINFKVPEKHNHNVQGSSISSIKRNPLGPLSQIYSSKGLDERYLHANHSGTTQLTGSRKEGHVNHESSSDWFPRNEEGTSTSRLNLMDAFNDASDVVLEDDELDTTERQGEDLSDCNDEYIEEDLGYMDLGPPSKICGKCKARMWNEERNNKSNKNSPPTFSICCKNGQVELTKERPPPPFLYYLLSGGEKIAHFLKNIRTYNSLFQFTSLGGKIDRKINNGGGPYCFKLNGQKYHLIGSLKPNEGQSPKFAQLYVYDTDNEIQNRMDAVPGFDGLDPEIVEGLLKMLVENNKLSEGFRYARDRLNITDTDDFSLILVSSKSASGRKNQVGPSNEVAALIIGDSDDTCPFRDIVVETKQKFLKRVYETCKHFMSLQYPLLFLYGDDGFHLNILLKNKKQNVPAEAVNDQHPDKTRHRTIVTMREYYTYKLMIRPDEEQYRLDWIRNHQSTIRSDLYTSIRDSLTKGDTNPGNIGKNIILPATHTGSQRYMNQYFKDFLAIYRTIGHPSLFLTMTCNTQWPKIKKMMEYLPGVDVANKPDVIARVFKLKLDQLLDLIKNKYYFEKCIEVMHVIEFQKRGLPHCHMLIWLHPQSRPQNVQQIDQLIYAEIPDKNMDPIG; encoded by the exons ATGATTGAAGAGGGTAATTCAACTGCACAGAAACGGCGTAACAATGGTGCATTATCTCTTTCTTCTGCACAGAAAG GTTCTAGGAGAAAAAAAACCAGTCAGTTGCTTACATTTTCAGTTGGTAAAGAGAACTCTTCTATTAATTTTAAGGTTCCTGAGAAACACAATCACAATGTTCAAGGATCTTCTATTTCAA GTATTAAACGAAATCCTCTTGGCCCGCTGTCTCAGATATATTCATCAAAAG GCTTGGATGAACGCTACTTGCATGCCAACCACTCTGGAACAACTCAATTAACAGGTTCCAGAAAGGAAGGACATGTGAACCATGAATCATCATCAG ACTGGTTTCCCCGTAATGAAG AAGGAACCTCTACAAGCAGATTAAATCTGATGGATGCTTTCAATGATGCAAGTGATGTAGTACTGGAAG ATGATGAACTTGATACAACTGAACGCCAAGGTGAAGATTTATCAGACTGTAACGATGAATATATAGAAGAGGATTTAG GATACATGGATCTTGGACCACCATCAAAAATATGTGGAAAATGTAAAGCAAGGATGTGGAATGAAGAGAGGAAcaacaaatcaaataaaaatagTCCACCTACATTCTCAATTTGCTGCAAAAATGGTCAGGTTGAACTTACTAAAGAACGTCCTCCTCCTCCTTTCCTCTACTATTTGCTTTCTGGAGGTGAAAAGATTGCTCATTTCCTGAAAAATATAAGGACATACAACTCCTTATTTCAATTTACCTCACTTGGAGGTAAAATAGATCGTAAAATCAACAATGGAGGAGGTCCGTATTGCTTTAAGCTGAATGGTCAAAAGTATCATCTAATTGGAAGTCTTAAACCAAATGAAGGACAATCACCAAAGTTTGCTCAACTCTATGTGTATGACACTGACAATGAAATCCAGAATCGGATGGACGCGGTCCCTGGATTTGATGGTCTTGATCCAGAGATCGTCGAAGGACTCTTAAAGATGTTGGTTGAGAATAATAAGCTCTCTGAAGGATTCCGTTATGCACGTGATCGCCTTAATATTACAGATACAGATGATTTTAGTTTGATTCTGGTATCTTCAAAATCTGCATCTGGCAGAAAAAATCAGGTTGGACCATCCAATGAAGTAGCTGCATTAATTATTGGTGACAGTGATGATACATGTCCATTCAGAGACATTGTAGTTGAGACAAAACAAAAATTTCTTAAGAGAGTTTATGAAACATGCAAGCACTTCATGTCTCTGCAGTATCCGTTACTTTTTCTGTATGGTGATGATGGATTCCATCTCAATATACTGTTGAAGAACAAGAAGCAGAATGTGCCTGCTGAAGCGGTTAATGATCAACATCCTGACAAAACCAGACACCGAACTATAGTCACAATGAGGGAATACTATACCTATAAGCTTATGATACGTCCTGATGAAG AACAGTACAGATTGGACTGGATTAGAAACCACCAAAGCACCATTCGTTCTGATTTGTACACGTCTATTCGTGATTCCCTTACTAAAGGTGATACAAATCCTGGAAACATTGGTAAGAATATCATATTACCAGCAACCCATACAGGTTCTCAACGGTACATGAACCAGTATTTCAAAGATTTTTTGGCTATTTATCGTACGATTGGACATCCATCATTATTCTTGACAATGACATGTAATACTCAATGGccgaaaattaaaaaaatgatgGAATATCTTCCCGGAGTGGATGTAGCTAACAAACCCGATGTGATAGCTAGAGTGTTTAAGCTGAAACTTGATCAACTCCTAGACCTTATTAAGAATAAATACTACTTCGAGAAATGCATTGAAG TTATGCATGTTATTGAGTTCCAAAAGCGTGGACTTCCTCATTGTCATATGTTAATATGGTTGCACCCGCAAAGCAGACCACAAAATGTGCAACAGATTGATCAATTGATATATGCCGAAATACCAGACAAAAATATGGATCCTATCGGCTAA